TTTTATTAAATCCACACAATGGTACTTGCTTCGCCTCGTTTGGTGGACATCCTAATTTTGAAGTCGCTTTTGAACGTACGGTAACCGAATTATTGCAAGGCAGAAGTTTAAAAGATTTAGATGTTTTCACTCCGCCCTCTTTTGATAATGATGATGTGGCAGAACATAGCAATATTGAAACGCATTTTATCGATTCAAGCGGTCTGATTTCGTGGGATTTATTCAAAAAAGATCCTGATTTTGATTTCCATCATTGGGATTTTTCAGGCTCAACCCAACAAGAGTTTGATAACCTAATGGCAATATTCAACCACCTTGAACAACCTGTTTATATTATGGATTATGAGCATTTAGGAGTTTATGCGTGCCGAATTTTAGCCCCGAGTATATCTAATATTTACCCTGCTGATGATTTAATTTATGCCAATAATAATATGGGAATGCAGTGGCGTGAAATTTTATTAGATCTACCCAATTTTCATCATAACAAAGCCACTTATCAAGAATTACTAGAGCAACTTGACGAACAAGGTATTGATGATTTCACCCGTGTAAGAGAGTTTTTAGGCATAGCCGCAAATAAAGGTTCAGCACTACAAACCCTACGTATTGGTGAACTAAAATCAATGCTCAACCTCGCCATTGGCAACTTAGAAGAGGCACTAGATTGGGCAAACTGGACAATGGATATGAACGCAACAGTATTCACTCCAGAAAGAAACAATTACTATCGTTGTTTAATTCAATCTATTGAACTCTTTTTAGATAAAGAGCGAGAGCCTAAACAATATCAAACTGTCTTTGAAAAAATGTATGGAAAAGAGACGGTGGAATTTGTTTGGAATGCTGTTGCTGGGGGAAATCCATTCTACCAATGGACAGCCTCTGATGAAAATTTAACAGGTTTAACCTCTCATCAAAAATTACTTGAAGCGTATGCAAAAGTACAAAAAGCAAAGGTAAATCCGATTCAGAACTAGTGTTCCAATTCCAATGAAGCGGTAAGATATTGATCAAAATTTGCAAATTTTTGGTTTTATCTAACCGCTATACTTTATGCAACATAGAGTTTCACCTAAATTGTGTATCATAAAAAAACTTGAAAATCATATACCACATAAGTTACCATCAATAACAGAACATTACACTCATAAAAATTCACCTTTAAACTATTCTGTAAAGGGAGTAATACGATGAAATGGCTACTAGAACCACTAGAACAATTTAAAAGTATAATAGACATAATAAATTGGTTAGAACAAACTCAAGATAAACCTATTGTGCTATTGTTTATTATTATTGCTATCTTCTACATAGTTTTTCCTATCTGCAAATGGCTTTTCAAATTATTTATACGCTTCGTAGAAAAGGTGATTCTTTCAACATTAACCAACTGCCTGAAAACTCAAAAAGAAAAAAAGAAAAAGCCTCTGAATAAAAATATCGGTTTTAAAGGTTTTAACAGTTTATACCCTCCTCCAACTCATTCCATTACTTTACACAGTTATTTATACGATGAACAACAAACATATTATGGATGGAAAGCATACCAAAAAGAAAATCCACACAATTTTACTGGTGATAAAACATACCTAAACGATGAATTACTTTTACTTAAACAACTATGTGCTGAAAATGCTCAACCCTTATTACTTATTGGAGAAGGTGGTTGTGGTAAAACACGTTTATCCTTAGAACTTGCCCGTAATATAAATTCACTACCTGAATATAACAAAAAATGGGTTGTATATAAATCCCCACAAAAACTTGAAAAATCCTCATTAGATGAATTAATAACACGAGCAAAACTACATAAAAAGAAAATTGTTTTAGTACTTGATTATATTGATACACTATCTGGTGATCTTGATTTTGATGAACTATATAATCAGTATATGGAAGCCAACAGTGAATATAACCAATATATCCGTTGGATACTTACTTGTCGTAGTAGCTATTTTGATGATGAAAAGAAACCCTCAAAATTAAAAATAGAAAACTTATCTGTAATTAATTTAAGTGCTAATGACTCTTGGCTTAATGGCTGGAGAAAAAAAGCTTGCCAATTTATCTATAGTGATAGTGACAATAATAATGATAGTCCTATCTTAGCTGTTATTCAAAAGTATTTAAAATATCAAGAAATACCTATCGAATTTAGCTCTGATTGTTTTTATGATATATGGCGAATCTTAGACAGCAGCCTTCCTCAGGAAATGCAAAATCATTATAGTATTGCTCAATTAACAATGTTATTTCCACTTAGTGCTGAAATTGTAAAAACATTAGATCCTAACATTCAAAATATTATTACTCATTGGCAAAAAGATGGTTGGTTACATAAGGAAAATAATCTTTATGCTCTAGGACACGATACATTATGTGATTATTCTGTTTTATATGAATTGAAAAAGAGTAAAAATCCCAAAGTCACTTTAAATGACTATTGGCTATACTCAAGACAACACCAAGCTGAACACAATTACTTCGTTGCCTTAAGACGTACACTCCCAATTATGGCAATGCACTTTTCCCTATATGCATTACTTCTTGAAGATAATATAGCGCAATTAGAAATAAATAATTCAGATTTTATTACCAATAATCTAGAACAAGGTAACTTATACGCTATGGCACTAATGTCAGTAAGTCTAATATTTAAAGAAAAATGGAGAATATTTACCTATACTTTATCCTCATATCAAATAAAAGCATTAAAAGAAGCCTTTGATAATGAAAAAAATAAATTTTCAACTAAACTAAAATACAGTAGTCAGCTCTATATATTAGCTATAACTTCCTTTCCATATAGTGCTTTTTTACGTGCTTACTACGCTTTTTTAATTTCTGGCAATACCACATCAACACTTCACAATTATCTTAACTTAGAAGTGAATCTTAATTACAATAAAAATGAATTACAAGACATTTATTATTTACTACAGAAAGCCAATATAATAAATGATAAAAAAAGAGAAAAGAAATTATCACACTCAGAAATATTAGAAATAGATAAAAACGTTGCAGAATTAATACTTACTGCATATCAACAATTAAGCAAAATGTATCAATCTTCAGATATACTACATTCAACAGCTATATATAATTTAGCATTCTGTTATGGAGAACGTAACCCAGTAAGGGATAGTCAACAAGAAATTGATACTCTCGAAGCAATAAAACAACAATATCAAATAAATGAAAATGAGGAAATTCAAATACTATGTGCTAACGCTATGTTTGATTTAGCACTCTGTTATAGAGAACGTAATTCAATAGGTGATAGTCAACGAGAAATTGATACTTACGAAGCAATAAAGCAACAATATCAAATAAATGAAAATAAGGAAATTCAAATACTATGTGCTAACGCTATGTTTAATTTAGCACTCTGTTATGGAGAACGTAATTCAATAGGTGATATTCAAGAAGCAATTGATACTTACGAAGCAATAAAACAACGATATCAAAAAAATAATAATGAGGAAATTCAAATACTATGTGCTAACGCTATGTATAATTTAGCTGTCTGCTATACACAACTTAATCCACCTAATATCAAACAAGCTATTGCTACTTACGAAGAATTTAAGTATCTTTATAAAAAAAGTAAGAATGAACAAATTATATATCAATATACACAATTGGTAGAAAACATTGCTGAACTATACCTTCTTCAAAAAAGTTTTGAGCTTTCTATAAAAAAAGCAAAACAAGCAGAAACACTAATGATACAGCTTAATAACGATACATATAATATTGCTATTATGTACTTTATTCGCTATTTGGCAAATGATAACAATATTACTCTCTACTCTATTCTAGAGGTTATTAAACAATATCCTGCTATCAATGGATATAGCTGGAATTTTAAAGAAATAATATTTTATATACAAAAAGCTAATTGCGAAAAATCTTCACAGGCAATGCTCTTTATTGACTATTTTTCTGGCAAAATAGATATTAAACAATTAGAAAATTTCTTAAAAACTAATATGCAAAATTGAGAGCTAATATATTGATTAGAATTTGCAAAAAATGATTAATATCATATCGCTATAAGATAGGAAGAATTGACATAAAGGACAAAAAGTACTTTAGTAAAAATAATATTTATTTTTTACTTACCTAAAACAATAGGCATAGTAGACAAAATAGTTGGTAAAAAATGGGTTAAAGCTTTATATTACTGTGCTTTAGCCCACTTTTTTGAAAATGAATAAAAAACTTGTCCTTTTTGTCATAAAACGAATATTCACAAATATGGTACCCAAAATAATGTTCAACGTTATAAATGCTCTATTTGTAATAAAACTTTTACCTTCAAAAAATCCTTAAATTCAAGCCAAATTTGGCTAGATTACACAGAAGGTAAACAAACCTATAAGCAACTAGCAATTAAATATAATTGCTCTGTTAGAACTATTCAAAGATATGTTTTAAAAGCCCCTAAAACGCCATTAAATATCCCACAAAATAATAAATTGAACTTAATGATGGATACCACTTTCTTTGGTCGAAATTTTGGTGTTCTCGTTTTTATGGACACTTTATCAAAGAAGGTAATTTATCATCAAATTGTGACAACAGAAAAAAATCTTTATTATCTATTAGCAATGAATAAATTAAGAGAAAAAGGCTATATTATTCAATCTATTACTTGTGATGGAAGACGAGGATTATTAAGAGATTTTTTAAATACGCCTGCACAACTTTGCCAATTTCATCAAATAGCAAATGTAATAAGGAAATTAACAAGGAACCCTAAATCTGAAGCGGGAAAAGAGCTAAAAATATTAGTTAAAACATTAAAAAATAGCTCTAAAAACGAGTTCTATATTAATTTACATTATTGGTATTTAAAACATAAAGAATATTTAAATGAACGCTCCGATAAAATAAATGAAAAGGGTAAATATCCTTTTAAACATCGTAATATAAGAAGTGCTTACAGGAGCTTAAAATATAATATGGATTATTTATTTACTTTTGAAAAATATCCTGAATTAAATATAGAAAAAACAACAAATAGGCTTGAAAGTTTATTTGGAGAACTTAAACGAAAACTATCTAATCATAATGGTTTAACCAAATACCATAAGATTATGTTTATAAAAGATTTTCTAAATAAAAGGAGTTGGTAATTATTTATAAAATAATAAAAACCAACTCATTTGTCTACTATGGGCATAGCTCCTCAAAATTACCAACTATTTTGTCTACTATGCCAAACAATATAATCCAACGGCATATCCCAACTTTCAACAGGTAGTTCTTCTACTTGTTGGCACTGATGAGCCAGTCCTATACTAATTAAATTGGAAGGTGCTTGAGCAAAGGTTCGGTCATAAAATCCGCCCCCCATTCCTAAGCGATTGCCTTTTTTATCACAAGCAACTAAGGGAGCAAAAATGATATCTAATTCACCTAATGGCAATACTTTTCTCACATCTAATTGAGGTTCAATAATACCAAAGCGGTTAGATTTTAAAGACTTTTTGCAATTTTTATCATACTCAAGGAATAATAAATGCCCTTTTGAAAAAGGGTGCAATACAGGTAAGTAAATTTGTTTGCCCTGTTCTAATAATTCATCAATCAAGGGTAAGGGTGAGATTTCACCATTAAATGGCAAATAAAAGGCTAATTTTGTTACATTATATTTTCTAATTAAAGCTAAAGCAGGTTGAATAATACTTTGTGCTGCTTGATGTTGTTGCTGTTCTGATAACCCACATCGTTTTATTCGCATTTGATTGCGTAACTGCTGACGTTGAGTTGCACGATCTATCATATTCATTACCTTAATTCTGCTCTTTTATCTAATATTTCTTTGGTACAATCAATATCGCAGGAGCAACCAATATTGCCATTAATATAAAACTCCAACTTGGTGAATAGCCATACACAGTACTAGAGAAAAACGTAAATAATGCAGTGATTCCACTAAAACCTAATCCGAAATATAGCCCTTGTAACTTAGGAATTGTTTCTGAAGGCTGGTTTGAGATGTAACGAATCATTGCAAAGTGAGTTAAACCAAAAGTGAATGCGTGTAATATTTGTCCACAAGCCAGTAGAATAACATCTGTCGTAAATGCGTATAAAACCCAACGAATAATCGCACATAATGTTGCAATAATAATGAGATGATGTACTTTTTTACTACTAAACACTTTACCTGAAATAAAGAATACGCCGACTTCTGCAGCAACTGATAATCCCCATAACAAACTAGAGGTTTGTGGAGAAATTCCCTGCGATTTCCAATAAATAGTACTATAAGTGTAATAAGTAGCGTGTGTAGCCTGAATAAGTGATGTCGCAATTAACATTCGTAAAACGGTGTTATCTTTTAACAATGATAGATAAGTCACCTTTGAAGCGGTCTGTTTTTGTTCAGAATTTACAAAATTGCAATTTGTTCCCAACATCTGACCGCTTGTAAGAAAGATCAAAAAACCAACAATTAACCAAATAATTGTTTGTTCACCAAATAAACCAACAACATAACCTGCGACAAGAGAGCCTACAACAAACGCAATTGATCCAAATAAGCGTGTTTTTCCATAATCAATTCCCACTTGCTTTTGCCAAGTGGAGGCTATTGCATCACCAATCGTCATTGAGCCACCATTTACGATATGAAACAGAGCAAAAATAGGGACTAATGTCCAAATTGAATCAACAAGATACGCCATCATTACAGTAGCAATAAGGGTCACAATAGAGAGTAATCTAGCAACATTGAGTAACTGCGTTGGTTGAGTGACAATTTGAGGTGTTAAGAGGCTACCCAAAAAGCGAAATAAATAACCAGATGCAAGTAAAAAACCAATAACTTCACTAGAATAATCATTATTTTCTAACCAAATAGGAAAAAATGGCATTAGTACACCATAAGCACAAAAATAACCAAAAAAGTTAAATGATGTCCATTGGAAAGGTGAAAGTTTTATCATAATGATTTTTCCATCTCTTCCGCTCGTTTAATTGCTGCAAGCATCGCATTATCAACAGTTTGTAGTAAATGGTGTTGTTCAAAAATCGCTAAAGCCTCAGCCGTTGTTCCTCCTTTTGAAGTGACATTTTCTCGTAATTGAGAAAGTGGAGTATCAGGCTTACTTTCTACTAACTTAGTAGCACCCAATGCTACAGATTGCACTAAATAACGAGCATCTTGCTCACTAAATCCCATTTTAATTGCTGATTGTTGCATTGCCTCCATAAAAAGGAAAAAATAAGCAGGACTTGAACCAGTAATTGCAATAATTTGATTTAATTGATCTTCTGTTTTTACCCAATAACATTTGCCAACAGCTTCCATCAAGGCTTCAGCAAACTCACAAGCGGTACGATCCGTAGAAGATTTTGCAAATAATCCTGTTACTCCTTCACCAATTAATGAAGGAGTATTGGGCATTGTACGAATAATATTTTTTGCACTAGGCAACAATGCTTCTAAACGATCTACCGAAATACCTGCCGCAACGGAGATAACCCACTTATCACTAAAATCTAAATCTGAAAATTCAGCACAAACAGCACTCATTACCTGTGGTTTCACCGCTAAGATAACAACATCAGCTTGTTTCACTGCTTCACTATTACTCAAATTTACAGTAATCCCCAATTCCTCTAATTCCTTACGGCGAACTTGATTACTTTTATTACACGCAATAATTTTTTCTGATAAATAACCATTTTTAATTAAGCCACTCATTATCGCAAATGCCATATTTCCAGCACCGATAAAGGCAAGTTTTTTGTTTTTCATCATAGCTTTTGTATTCCTATACCTTGAGAATTAAACGAATATTAGCACTTTTAGTTAGAAACTTTAAATAAAAAAATCTACACCTTAATTTGTTGATTATTAATCAAACTTTTAGGGTGTAGATTCAATGATTGACGCTATTTAAAATAAAGTCAGTAAGACGAATTAAGCAATACTAGTAGCAAATTTATCCAAATCGGCTTTTACTTTAGCACAAATTTCTTTTGCTTCAACCAATGTTTTACCAGTAGTATCTAAATACATTTTCAATTTAGGTTCTGTGCCTGATGGACGGAAAATAACACGATGTCCACCAGCAAGATGGAACACTAAAATATCATTTTGTTTTTCAGTTTCTAAATGATCAATATATTGCTCAACTGCAACACCACCTAGCTCTTTAAATGGATTTGCACGTACTGCTTGTTGAATACGCTGAATACGACTTAAGTCTTCAACACGAATACTTAATTGATCGCTATTTGCTGCCCCAAAAGTATCCATAAATTCTTGACGATATTGTGCGAACGTTTTACCTTGTGCTTTTAAACTATTGATTAAGTTTAAGAAACAGGTAATCGCTGAAATACCGTCTTTATCGTGAGCTTCAGTTGGGTTTACAAGATAACCTAATGCTTCTTCAAAACCAAAAATTAAGTGAGGAATACGACCGATATATTTAAAACCTGTTAAGGTTTCCTGATGTTCCATACCACAAGATTTAGCAATATTTCCAAGTAATGGACTAGATACCAAAGAACATGCCAATACCCCTTTTCTGCCTTCCGCTTGAGCTTGTTGTGCAATAAACCAACCTAAGTATAAACCGACTTCATTACCGTGCAATGTTGCCCATTCGCCTTTTTCATTCGCTACTGCTACAGCCAAACGGTCTGCATCAGGATCATTCGCTATAATAAATTCCGCATTAACTTCTTTTGCTTTCGCAATCGCTAAATCTAACGCCCCTTTCTCTTCTGGGTTAGGGAATGCAACAGTTGGGAATGTTCCGTCTGGTTCACATTGTTCTAATACTAAGGTTGGTTTTGGTAAACCTGCTTTGTCTAACACACTTAATAAAGTTTCTTTACCCACACCGTGCATTGCTGTATAAACATAACTTAAATCTGTTGCTGGAGCAGTCACTAATTTTGCCGTACGCTCAATAAATTCATCAATCACAGCTTGATCGATCATTTTATAATTTGTATCACGTGGAATATCATTTACACGTTGATTATCTGCAACCCACTGAATTTCTTCAGCAATCAATTTATCATTTGGAGAGATGATTTGAGCCCCATCATCTTCACCGCCTAAATAAACTTTATAACCATTATCTTCTGGAGGGTTATGACTTGCAGTTACCATCACACCTGCACTTGCCTGTAATTTACGCACCGCAAATGCTAATACTGGCGTTGGGCGTAAACTTGGCATAAGCTGAGCTTCAATTCCTACTGCTTGCATAATTTCAGCAGTATCTTGTGCAAAACGTAATGAATTTTTACGACCATCATAACCAATCACAATTGTTGGATTTTTTTCTTTTTTCAATAAGAAACGAGCTAACCCAGCCGCAGCTTGGCAAACTAGCACACGATTCATACCCATTGATCCCGCTTGCAATTTACCACGTAACCCAGCTGTACCAAATTGTAAACGATCTGAAAAACGAGCTTCTAACTCTTTAACATCATTCTGATCAATAATCGCTTGCAACTCTGCTCGAGTCTCTGCATCAGGATCTTGTGCTAACCATTGTTGTGCAATACTCATAAAATCTTTCATATTGTTTTCCTTTTTTGTTAAAAAATGTGATTAAGACATTCGTTGGATTATAAACGAAAATTTGTGTATTTACCCCATTATTTTGGGATATTTTGATTTTTGTCATAGGAAAGCGTTTGCTCAATTAAAGCGTATTTTCCAAAAGCATAATAGTAAGAGTTATCTTTAAGCGGTTAGATTTTTGTTATTTTTTGCAATTCGATCCGAGCTGTAAATCTTGGTTTTGTAGGCATTCTTTCTAAAATTCTTGCTCTATTTACAGCAATCGCATTCACGGTCGGAATGTAATCTAGCCATAAACTTTCATCATCTGGTAAGTTTTCTGGCCAAATATAAGTGACATTGAAATTTCTCGCTTTACATTCCTCATATAAATCTTGATAACGTTTTTTTAAGAACGT
This DNA window, taken from Pasteurella skyensis, encodes the following:
- the ycaO gene encoding 30S ribosomal protein S12 methylthiotransferase accessory factor YcaO produces the protein MTIQTFILGKDKALEDSINTFQHKLTQLGFDIEEVSWLNPVPNVWSVHIRDKHCPQCFTNGKGATKKAALASALGEFFERLSTNYFWADFYLGQQLANSDFVHYPNEKWFAIENEQQLPSGLLDPYLCNYFDPDNELTPDLLIDLQSGNEKRGIVALPYTRLSDNKTIYIPQSIVGNLFVSNGMSAGNTKFEARVQGLSEVFERYVKHKIITEAISLPEIPQTIIDSYPNIKASISKLEDEGFPILCFDASLGGQFPVICVILLNPHNGTCFASFGGHPNFEVAFERTVTELLQGRSLKDLDVFTPPSFDNDDVAEHSNIETHFIDSSGLISWDLFKKDPDFDFHHWDFSGSTQQEFDNLMAIFNHLEQPVYIMDYEHLGVYACRILAPSISNIYPADDLIYANNNMGMQWREILLDLPNFHHNKATYQELLEQLDEQGIDDFTRVREFLGIAANKGSALQTLRIGELKSMLNLAIGNLEEALDWANWTMDMNATVFTPERNNYYRCLIQSIELFLDKEREPKQYQTVFEKMYGKETVEFVWNAVAGGNPFYQWTASDENLTGLTSHQKLLEAYAKVQKAKVNPIQN
- a CDS encoding tetratricopeptide repeat protein — encoded protein: MKWLLEPLEQFKSIIDIINWLEQTQDKPIVLLFIIIAIFYIVFPICKWLFKLFIRFVEKVILSTLTNCLKTQKEKKKKPLNKNIGFKGFNSLYPPPTHSITLHSYLYDEQQTYYGWKAYQKENPHNFTGDKTYLNDELLLLKQLCAENAQPLLLIGEGGCGKTRLSLELARNINSLPEYNKKWVVYKSPQKLEKSSLDELITRAKLHKKKIVLVLDYIDTLSGDLDFDELYNQYMEANSEYNQYIRWILTCRSSYFDDEKKPSKLKIENLSVINLSANDSWLNGWRKKACQFIYSDSDNNNDSPILAVIQKYLKYQEIPIEFSSDCFYDIWRILDSSLPQEMQNHYSIAQLTMLFPLSAEIVKTLDPNIQNIITHWQKDGWLHKENNLYALGHDTLCDYSVLYELKKSKNPKVTLNDYWLYSRQHQAEHNYFVALRRTLPIMAMHFSLYALLLEDNIAQLEINNSDFITNNLEQGNLYAMALMSVSLIFKEKWRIFTYTLSSYQIKALKEAFDNEKNKFSTKLKYSSQLYILAITSFPYSAFLRAYYAFLISGNTTSTLHNYLNLEVNLNYNKNELQDIYYLLQKANIINDKKREKKLSHSEILEIDKNVAELILTAYQQLSKMYQSSDILHSTAIYNLAFCYGERNPVRDSQQEIDTLEAIKQQYQINENEEIQILCANAMFDLALCYRERNSIGDSQREIDTYEAIKQQYQINENKEIQILCANAMFNLALCYGERNSIGDIQEAIDTYEAIKQRYQKNNNEEIQILCANAMYNLAVCYTQLNPPNIKQAIATYEEFKYLYKKSKNEQIIYQYTQLVENIAELYLLQKSFELSIKKAKQAETLMIQLNNDTYNIAIMYFIRYLANDNNITLYSILEVIKQYPAINGYSWNFKEIIFYIQKANCEKSSQAMLFIDYFSGKIDIKQLENFLKTNMQN
- a CDS encoding 5-formyltetrahydrofolate cyclo-ligase, which translates into the protein MIDRATQRQQLRNQMRIKRCGLSEQQQHQAAQSIIQPALALIRKYNVTKLAFYLPFNGEISPLPLIDELLEQGKQIYLPVLHPFSKGHLLFLEYDKNCKKSLKSNRFGIIEPQLDVRKVLPLGELDIIFAPLVACDKKGNRLGMGGGFYDRTFAQAPSNLISIGLAHQCQQVEELPVESWDMPLDYIVWHSRQNSW
- a CDS encoding 3-phenylpropionate MFS transporter, yielding MIKLSPFQWTSFNFFGYFCAYGVLMPFFPIWLENNDYSSEVIGFLLASGYLFRFLGSLLTPQIVTQPTQLLNVARLLSIVTLIATVMMAYLVDSIWTLVPIFALFHIVNGGSMTIGDAIASTWQKQVGIDYGKTRLFGSIAFVVGSLVAGYVVGLFGEQTIIWLIVGFLIFLTSGQMLGTNCNFVNSEQKQTASKVTYLSLLKDNTVLRMLIATSLIQATHATYYTYSTIYWKSQGISPQTSSLLWGLSVAAEVGVFFISGKVFSSKKVHHLIIIATLCAIIRWVLYAFTTDVILLACGQILHAFTFGLTHFAMIRYISNQPSETIPKLQGLYFGLGFSGITALFTFFSSTVYGYSPSWSFILMAILVAPAILIVPKKY
- the proC gene encoding pyrroline-5-carboxylate reductase gives rise to the protein MKNKKLAFIGAGNMAFAIMSGLIKNGYLSEKIIACNKSNQVRRKELEELGITVNLSNSEAVKQADVVILAVKPQVMSAVCAEFSDLDFSDKWVISVAAGISVDRLEALLPSAKNIIRTMPNTPSLIGEGVTGLFAKSSTDRTACEFAEALMEAVGKCYWVKTEDQLNQIIAITGSSPAYFFLFMEAMQQSAIKMGFSEQDARYLVQSVALGATKLVESKPDTPLSQLRENVTSKGGTTAEALAIFEQHHLLQTVDNAMLAAIKRAEEMEKSL
- a CDS encoding phospho-sugar mutase — protein: MKDFMSIAQQWLAQDPDAETRAELQAIIDQNDVKELEARFSDRLQFGTAGLRGKLQAGSMGMNRVLVCQAAAGLARFLLKKEKNPTIVIGYDGRKNSLRFAQDTAEIMQAVGIEAQLMPSLRPTPVLAFAVRKLQASAGVMVTASHNPPEDNGYKVYLGGEDDGAQIISPNDKLIAEEIQWVADNQRVNDIPRDTNYKMIDQAVIDEFIERTAKLVTAPATDLSYVYTAMHGVGKETLLSVLDKAGLPKPTLVLEQCEPDGTFPTVAFPNPEEKGALDLAIAKAKEVNAEFIIANDPDADRLAVAVANEKGEWATLHGNEVGLYLGWFIAQQAQAEGRKGVLACSLVSSPLLGNIAKSCGMEHQETLTGFKYIGRIPHLIFGFEEALGYLVNPTEAHDKDGISAITCFLNLINSLKAQGKTFAQYRQEFMDTFGAANSDQLSIRVEDLSRIQRIQQAVRANPFKELGGVAVEQYIDHLETEKQNDILVFHLAGGHRVIFRPSGTEPKLKMYLDTTGKTLVEAKEICAKVKADLDKFATSIA